The genomic stretch GACAAACTCGGCCTCAACAAGTAGCCGACCGACAAGGAGGTCTCCATGACTCAACCCAAGCCCGTCCTCTGCCTCGGCGAGGCGCTCATCGACGTCGTCATCCGCGACGACACCATGAGTGAGCACGTCGGCGGCAGCCCCCTCAATGTCGCCTGCGTCATCACCAGCCTTGGCCGGCCCGCCCTGATCGGGGCCTGGTGGGGGCGCGACGACCACGGCAAGCTGATCGAGGACTACGCCGCCGACCACGGCGTCGGGGTCGTGCCCGGCAGCGACGGAGCCGCCAAGACATCGCTCGCGTACGCCAGCCTCAACGATGCCGGCAGCGCCGAGTACGAGTTCGACCTGTCGTGGGAGGTACCGCCGCTGCCCGCCCCGGAGGCGATCGCCCACCTCCACACCGGCAGCCTCGCCGCGACCCTTGAGCCCGGCGGCACCCAGGTCCTGGAGGCGGCCCGCGCAATGTCTCAGGTCGGCACCGTCTCCTACGACCCCAACGCTCGTCCAGCGATCATGGAGTCCCCCGACAAGTCGCGCGGCCGCGTCGAGGAGCTCGTTGCGCTGGCCGATGTTGTCAAGGTCTCCGACGAGGACCTCGAGTGGCTCTACGGCAAAAGCACCCCCGTCGAGGAGGTCATGCGGCAGTGGTTGAAGCTCGGTCCGAGCCTGGTCATCGTCACCCGCGGCCCGTGGGGCATCTACGTCAAGCTCGCCTCCGCGCGCGACATGCTGGTGATCGACCCTCTCACCACTGACGTCGTCGACACCGTCGGCGCCGGCGACTCGTTCATGGGGGGCCTCATCTCGGGCCTGCTCGACGCCGACCTGCTCGGTAGCCGTGAGGCCAAGGTCCGGCTCCGGTCCGCAGGTTGGGACGACGTCATGCCGGCGCTGCACCGGGCGACGATCACGTCGGGCCTGACGGTCCAGCGCGCGGGTGCCTACGCACCGACCCATGAGGAGGTCGCTGCGGTCAAGGCCAAGGACCTGCGTCTGGCCTGACCCAGCGTCGACGGCGGGATCAGTCCTCGTCTTTCTCGGACTGGACGATCTCGCCGTCGGCGTTATTCTTTGCCCACTTCTTGCGGCCCCGCTGCACGATCAGCTGATCAGCGGGCTTGATCACCGACGGGGCCCTGCCGTCGTAGTCGTGGATGTCGAGGAACAGGCGCAGGGCGTGGAGGAACTCGTCGTGCAGCACCAGGTCGTCCAGCGACGCCCGGCTCGCCTCAAGACCGGTCCGGTGCCGAGCAGCGCCACGCTCGGAGCCCTCCACCACGACGTGCATGGCTACCGCCGCGCGGCCTTGATGAGGCCGGTCAGGTCGCCTGGGTTGATCAGCTCCGCCACCACTTCGGACAGGGGAAGGTCGGCGCTGATCTGAGCTTCTACCTCGGCGATCTCGGAGAGCTGGTTGGCGACCGTGGCGTCGCTGGTCACCTGCAGTACCAGAACTTCCCCTGGGCGAATGCCTTCGTCGTCGAGCAGCTCCGGGGAGTGGGTCGAGAGGATCACCTGCATGCTGGTCCCGCGCTGGGCCATCGCCAGCAGCGAGGCCAGCTTCTGCACGACAGCCGCGTTGAGCGAGAGTTCCGGCTCTTCCAGGAGCAGCACTCCGCCGTTGGCAGGAGAGCTGATGATGGTCCACAGGAGTCCGATCAGGCGCAAGGTACCGTCAGAGAAGTCGGTTTCGTTCTGCTCCGACGGATTCCTGCGCCAGTTACGGTATCCGGCAATCAGGTGTGGCTGTCCCGCCTTGTCCACCTCCAGCCGCAGCGTTTCGAATCCTGGAACCGCCGACTGCAGGGCACGCTCGATGCGCCGGAACCACGCCTGTCTGGTGCGGACCGGCGTCGCGTTCATGTCCGCGATCATGGAACTGCCGAATGCTCGAGGGCTCGCCCCGCCCGTTTGGGGGTAACGGATCATCTGGGGCACCAAGTGGAAGTAATTGACCTTGGCGAAGTACTCGGCGATGGGCCGGAACTCCTGGTTGGCGGAGATCTGTTCCAGATGCGTCTGGGTGAGCTGATCTGGGTCCCGGTCATCGTTGGCGTCCGGGCGGGACAGCAACTCCCTGCCGTTGCGGGTGACGATCTCGCGAACGACGATGGGGTGGTTGTGGCCGCCCTTCTTCCCCTTGATCGCCAACTCGTAGCGCCATTCATCTTCCCCGTCGCGCAGATCAACCATGATGGCGAGTTCGCCCTTGTGGTTGTTTCGGGCGAACAGGCAACGTGCCCTTGACAAGCCACCGCGCGATTCAAGGGCCGCCGCCAAACCACCGCCTTTCCGGGATATATCACCCAGGAAGCGGAAGAGATCAAGCAGATTCGACTTACCCGCTGCATTTGGTCCGACAATCAGCAGGCGATCCGCCACTGCGACGTCGAGGTTCTTGAAATTGCGCCAGTTGTGGGCAGTGACATGGGTGATCTGCATGGTTCAGTCCTTCCAGTGCACGTATCGTCTCATTGACTGCTCCCGACTCCTCACGGAACCTTTGCCTGGGAAGTAGTGACTGTGACACGCTATCTGAAGGGATGTGCTGTGCCACAGCAGCTCGATGACCTCTGCTGCTGGAGCATCATGTGGTTCAGGGTCGAGCTACATCCAGTAGCGCACCAGGTGGGGGCACCAGGTCCCGTTGAAGAAGGATCCGCGAGCGAGGGCCCTCCGCCGCGGCCATCCGGTGGCAGCCCGGGACGCGCACAACCACCCTGCACAGTGGCGCCGAATCCACATCGCTTTCTCTTCGCCGTGGGAGGATTTCCTCATGCATCCCGTCGACCCATTGATCCTGGACGAATCACCCGAGCGGGCCGGGGCCATCGCCGTCATCGACGCCCCGGGGCTCGTCACGACCGCCCTGGAACGCAGCAGCGACGTGCGGGTGTGGTGCGACGACCTGCGTGACGCGCAGGTCGTGTCCGAGATCAATCCCGGCCTGCTCGTCTCCCATCCGGGTGAGCTGCGCGGAGTGGATCTGGTGTGGGGGCATCTGCCGAAGTCCCTGGCCGCCCTGGACGAGCACTGCGCCAGCGTCCAGGGAGCCCCAGACGTGATGTTCCTCAGCGGGGCAAGGGTCAAGCACATGAACCGCTCCATGAACCAGGTGCTGGCCCGCCACTTCACAGCCGTCAACGCCAGCCTCGGACGTTGCAAGTGCCGCGTGCTGCGGGCCTGGGGACCGAACCAGCTCGAAACCGAATGGCCCAAGACCCGCAACCACCCCGATCTCGACCTGGCCCTCGTCGCCCACGGCGCCACCTTCAACGGCAACCGGATCGACGACGGCACCCGGCTCCTTCTGGAGCACCTGGATCCTAAGGAGGGGACCGCGCTGGATCTGGGGTGCGGCAACGGGGTGATCGCCGCTGTCCTGGCCCGCCGGGGACTCGAGACGACCGCGATCGACGTCTCCTGGTCGGCGGTGGCCTCCACCCGCGCCACCGCTCAGGCCAATGGTCTCGACATCGACGTCCGCTGGGCCGATGGCCTATCCGGTTTCCCCGACCACAGCTTTGACGTGATCGCCACCAATCCCCCGTTCCACCAAGGGCACGCGAAGGAGTCGGAACCCACCCTGCGGATGTTCGACGAGGCCGCCCGGGTGCTGCGTCCCGGAGGGCAGCTGTGGTGCGTGTTTAACTCCCATCTGCCGTGGCGCAGGGAGCTCACCGTCCGGGTGGGTCGGACCAGGGTCGTAGCCCAAGACCGGAACTATCAACTGACGTTTACACACCTGTGACCTGCCCACAGGAAGCACGCACGCACCACACAGGTAACACACAGATTCCCGGAGTTTTCTATCTCCTGTAGCCAACGAAGCGAACAGGAGAGCCTCATGACGAACCAGGAGAACAACCACCCGGCCCACAACACCCAGGAGGGTCTGCCCGGGAATCCCTTCCGGAACGCAGCCGGCTCCCACCAGTCCGTTTCGCGGCCCGGCCAGGCCAATTCTCAAGCCGACCAGACCAGCCCCCCGTCCGGTCAGGCGGCCTCCGGGTCCGAGCAGCCCGGCCAAGGCACCCCCACCTTCCAGCCCGCGACCACCCCCATGTCCCAAGGTCCTCACGCTCCCCAGCCCATTCAAGGCCCCCACATGGCCCACACCCCCCAGGCGACCCACGGACCTGCCCCCACCACACCCCCACTCCCCTCCGGCGTGAGCCACACGGCAGGCCCCTACTCCGCCTCGGCTCCGGTGGAGGCGCAGACCGCGACGAAGAAACCCCGGAAGGCCCGGAAAACCTTGGCGGCCTTCGTGGCCGTCGCCCTGCTGTCGGCCGGGGTGGGTGGGGGCAGCGCGATCGTCGCGAACCACTACCTGGGGGGCAACCAACCCAGCGCCATCTCGACGGCCACCACCACCCAGGTGGCACAACCCTCCGAGAACAGCCCCGACTGGACCGCGACGGCGGCCGCCATCAAGAACGCCGTGGTGGCGATCAAGGTGGAGGGCAGCAACAAGCAAGGGCAGGGTTCCGGTGTGATCATCGACGCCCAGGGCCACATCGTGACCAACAATCACGTGGTCTCCGGCGCGGGACAGGGAGCCAAACTCAGCGTCACGATCGGCGACAAGACCTACTCGGCCAAGGTCGTCGGTACCGATCCCTCCACCGACCTGGCGGTGCTGAAACTCGAGAACCCGCCGTCGAACCTGACGGTCGCGTCTTGGGGGGATTCCTCCAAGCTCAAAGTGGGGCAACCGGTGATGGCGGTCGGCAACCCGCTGGGGTTGTCCGACACGGTGACCACCGGCATCGTCTCCGCCCTGAACCGGCCCGTCACGACCCAGGCCGTCACCGACAACAACGATCTCGACAACAACATCAACAGCCAACAGGACAGCGACGTGGTGGTCACCTCCGCCATCCAGACCAACGCCGCCATCAACCCCGGCAACTCCGGTGGCGCGCTGGTGGATTCGTCCGGTGCACTGGTGGGCATCACGTCCTCCATCGCATCACTGACCTCCAACGGCTCGTCCTCCGGCCAGTCCGGCAACATCGGGATCGGTTTCGCGATCCCGTCTGCCCAGGTCAAATCCGTGGTGGAGCAGCTCATCGCCAACGGCACCGTCAAGCACCCGCAGCTGGGCATCCGGGCCAGCAACGGCACCTCCGGCACCCAACTCGGCGCCCAGGTGGAGGACATCACCCAGGGTTCGGCAGCCGCACAGGCGGGGCTGCAGAAGGGTGATCTCATCACAGCGATCGACGGCACCCCCGTGGTCGGCTCCGAATCCCTCGTGGCGCAGGTGCGCAGCCACGAGGTGGGGAAGGAGGTGACCCTGAGTGTGCTTCGAGGCAGCGAAACCCTTGAACTGAAAGTGACTCTTGGAGCTGCAAACTGAGAGGTCTTCCGACAATCGCTGCCGATCCGGCGCCGTGGTCTCCCGTCCCACTCGGGAAGGCCGCGGCGCCGGCCAGCTTTTCCCGGTGACGTGACCGACGCATCCGCAACATGGCCTAGGCTCGTCGCATGACTACCGCGCTGGGGCACCTTGTCGTGGAGGGGCTGGGATCGATTCGACGCGTCGAATTGGACCTGAGCACCGACGTCACGGTGTTCATCGGGGCCAACGGATCGGGCAAGTCGAATCTCGTCAGTGCCCTGGAGTTGGTGTCGCGCATCTGGGATGACTCCTTCCAGGAGTACCTGCGCCGCCGCGGGGGCGTGGACAATCTCCTCTTCGAGGATGAGCAGACCCGGACGGATCGCATCCTCATCACCCTCATGTCCGGGTTCGATGAGCGGGACACTCGGAATGGTTACCGGGTGGAGCTCAGCCCCGACGAGGTGACCGGTTCGGGTCTGGCAGAGCTGCACGAATGGTTGCTCTTCCAGGCGGGACACGAGCGGCACCGCCCTTACGAGGAGAACCTGGGTTTCGGTTCCCGGAGCCGGGTTCGTGACATCACCGAGTCGGCGGGCTCCGGGAAGTTGCAGAAGTTCGCCAGGTATGTGCGTCCCATCCTGGAGGGTTGTCGCGTTTTTCACTTCGACGACGTCTCTGGTAACGCACCCGTGAAAGGATGGTCGACGGTCGGTGACGACCTGACCCTGCGTTCCGATGCAGAGAACATCGCCGCCTATCTCCACAGGGTCAGCCGGGAACACCCCGGGCACTACAGACGGATCGTGGCGGCCATCCGGCGCGTCACTCCTTTCTTCGACGACTTCGTTCTCCAACCCGATCCCTCGGAACGAATCCGGCTGCGTTGGAAGCAGCGGGGTCTGGACCGCACCTTCCTGGCACGTGAAGCCAGCGGTGGCACGCTGCGTTTCATCTGCCTGGCCACCCTGCTGCTAGGACCGGATCTTCCCGCGACGGTGGTCCTGGACGAGCCCGAGCTCGGGCTTCACCCGGCAGCGATCGACCTGCTCGCAGAGATGGCCCGTGTCGCGGGACGCAACGGCCACAGGGTCCTCCTGGCCACCCAGTCGGTGCCACTGGTGTCACACTTCGACCTGGGCGAGATCGTCGTCCTCGACAGAGTCGACGGCGCCACGGAGGCCTCACGCCCCGATGAGGCGTTCCTCACGGCTTTCCTGGAGAACTACTCCACGGGCAACCTGTGGGAGATGAATCTCCTCGGGGGACGCCCCACGAAAGAGGGGTGAATCCCGTGTAACAGGTCTTCATCCTCGTCGAGGGCCAGACGGAGGAGGTCATCGTCAATGACGTACTCGCCCCGTCTGCCCGGGCCCGTGGTTTCGCGCTCACGCCTACCGTGGTCATCACCTCGGCCACTCCCACCGGCGTTCATCGCGGAGGCGGGGGGTGGAGGCAGTACGACATCAGGCTCCGCAGCCTGCTCGGGGCGAGCCACGCCCACCGGGTCGGCCTCCTCATTGACTACTACCAGTATCCTCAGGGAGCTCCGGGATACGGAACCGAGGGAAGCGACACCCAGCGTCAACGGGATCTCATGCACGCCCTGCGCACCCACTACCCTGATTCCCGGTTCCGTCCTCTCGTCGTGCTGCACGAGATCGAGGCACTCGTTCTGGCGGCCATCGACGCTGGGAAGGGCGACGATCTGCTTCCCGCCAAGGGGCTCGCAGGTCTTCGGCGCGACATCACCCGGGCCGGCGGGCCCGAGCAGGTCGACCACGGCCCTGCCACCTCGCCATCGAAGCGGCTCAGGAAGGCGGACCCGAACTACATCAAGACCGTCACCGGCCCTCTGCTGATCGCCGAAGCGGGGCTCGGCCCGGTCCTGAACCGCTGCCCCACGTTCGCGGACTGGTGGCAGGATCTGCTGTCCTGACCCTGAAAACCGGTTGAGCCGGGTCGTGGGGCTCGGTTCAACCGGCTTTGGGTTGAAACGACCCGTCGCGCTGTGATTCGGATACCCTCGACGCCATGCGCGCCCGTTTGATCGCCCTGAACCCGGAGCCCGTCGACCTGCCCTTCGACGCTGCCTGGCAGCCGCGGCCCTTCGGTCACGTCGCCCACACCGTCGTCGAAACCGACGATCCGGAGCAGCTGCGTCTGCGACTCCTGGAGGTCGCTTCGGGCGGGGTGGTCACGGGTCCCCTCGCCGAGGAGCCGGCGCGTCTGGTGATGATGGATGTGGATTCCACCTTGACCACGACGGAGGCCATCGACCTGCTGGCGGAGCACACCGGCACCGGGGAGCTCGTCGCCTCGATCACGGAACGGGCGATGCGCGGTGAGTTGGATTTCGCGGAGTCGCTGCGGGAGAGGGTCGCGACGTTGCGGGGACTGCCGGTGCGGGTTTTCGACGAGGTCCTGCCCCGCATCACCTTGTCACCGGGCGCGCGGGAGCTCGTCGCCGCTCTGCACGGGGCCGGGGTGAGGGTGGGGGTCACCTCGGGCGGGTTCACTGCGCTCGTGGCTCCCCTGGCCGAGGAGTTGGGCCTTGATTTCTTCAACGCCAACGAGTTGGAGATCCGCGACAAGACGCTCACGGGCCGGGTGATTGGAACGGTGGTGGATCGCGACCAGAAGGCCCGCGATCTCACCCGGTTCGCCGCGACGGCGCAGGTGCCGTTGGAGCATGCGGTGGCGGTGGGTGACGGCGCCAACGATCTGGGGATGCTCGCCGCGGCTGGGCTCGGTGTGGCTTACCGGGCGAAGCCGGTGGCTGCTGCCCGGGCCGATGCGGTGATCGCCTTTCCCCGGCTCGACGCGGTGACGGCCTTGGCCCTGCCGTGAAGAGCACTGCGGGCAAGGTGGCACCTGGCTGGGCTGCCCTCTGGCAAAGCCGATACGCTTGCTGTGCATCCAAGTGCAGGTTTTCCAAGGAGGGAATATGTCAGGTCGGATTCACAACGAGGGTTTCCGCTCCAAGTTGATGTCCGCTGAGGACGCAGCCGCTCTGGTTGAGAACGGCTGGAACATCGGTTTCTCGGGCTTCACCGGGG from Arachnia propionica encodes the following:
- the serB gene encoding phosphoserine phosphatase SerB, producing the protein MRARLIALNPEPVDLPFDAAWQPRPFGHVAHTVVETDDPEQLRLRLLEVASGGVVTGPLAEEPARLVMMDVDSTLTTTEAIDLLAEHTGTGELVASITERAMRGELDFAESLRERVATLRGLPVRVFDEVLPRITLSPGARELVAALHGAGVRVGVTSGGFTALVAPLAEELGLDFFNANELEIRDKTLTGRVIGTVVDRDQKARDLTRFAATAQVPLEHAVAVGDGANDLGMLAAAGLGVAYRAKPVAAARADAVIAFPRLDAVTALALP
- a CDS encoding DUF4276 family protein; protein product: MLVEGQTEEVIVNDVLAPSARARGFALTPTVVITSATPTGVHRGGGGWRQYDIRLRSLLGASHAHRVGLLIDYYQYPQGAPGYGTEGSDTQRQRDLMHALRTHYPDSRFRPLVVLHEIEALVLAAIDAGKGDDLLPAKGLAGLRRDITRAGGPEQVDHGPATSPSKRLRKADPNYIKTVTGPLLIAEAGLGPVLNRCPTFADWWQDLLS
- a CDS encoding class I SAM-dependent methyltransferase; this translates as MHPVDPLILDESPERAGAIAVIDAPGLVTTALERSSDVRVWCDDLRDAQVVSEINPGLLVSHPGELRGVDLVWGHLPKSLAALDEHCASVQGAPDVMFLSGARVKHMNRSMNQVLARHFTAVNASLGRCKCRVLRAWGPNQLETEWPKTRNHPDLDLALVAHGATFNGNRIDDGTRLLLEHLDPKEGTALDLGCGNGVIAAVLARRGLETTAIDVSWSAVASTRATAQANGLDIDVRWADGLSGFPDHSFDVIATNPPFHQGHAKESEPTLRMFDEAARVLRPGGQLWCVFNSHLPWRRELTVRVGRTRVVAQDRNYQLTFTHL
- a CDS encoding AAA family ATPase → MQITHVTAHNWRNFKNLDVAVADRLLIVGPNAAGKSNLLDLFRFLGDISRKGGGLAAALESRGGLSRARCLFARNNHKGELAIMVDLRDGEDEWRYELAIKGKKGGHNHPIVVREIVTRNGRELLSRPDANDDRDPDQLTQTHLEQISANQEFRPIAEYFAKVNYFHLVPQMIRYPQTGGASPRAFGSSMIADMNATPVRTRQAWFRRIERALQSAVPGFETLRLEVDKAGQPHLIAGYRNWRRNPSEQNETDFSDGTLRLIGLLWTIISSPANGGVLLLEEPELSLNAAVVQKLASLLAMAQRGTSMQVILSTHSPELLDDEGIRPGEVLVLQVTSDATVANQLSEIAEVEAQISADLPLSEVVAELINPGDLTGLIKAARR
- a CDS encoding trypsin-like peptidase domain-containing protein — translated: MTNQENNHPAHNTQEGLPGNPFRNAAGSHQSVSRPGQANSQADQTSPPSGQAASGSEQPGQGTPTFQPATTPMSQGPHAPQPIQGPHMAHTPQATHGPAPTTPPLPSGVSHTAGPYSASAPVEAQTATKKPRKARKTLAAFVAVALLSAGVGGGSAIVANHYLGGNQPSAISTATTTQVAQPSENSPDWTATAAAIKNAVVAIKVEGSNKQGQGSGVIIDAQGHIVTNNHVVSGAGQGAKLSVTIGDKTYSAKVVGTDPSTDLAVLKLENPPSNLTVASWGDSSKLKVGQPVMAVGNPLGLSDTVTTGIVSALNRPVTTQAVTDNNDLDNNINSQQDSDVVVTSAIQTNAAINPGNSGGALVDSSGALVGITSSIASLTSNGSSSGQSGNIGIGFAIPSAQVKSVVEQLIANGTVKHPQLGIRASNGTSGTQLGAQVEDITQGSAAAQAGLQKGDLITAIDGTPVVGSESLVAQVRSHEVGKEVTLSVLRGSETLELKVTLGAAN
- a CDS encoding carbohydrate kinase, with amino-acid sequence MTQPKPVLCLGEALIDVVIRDDTMSEHVGGSPLNVACVITSLGRPALIGAWWGRDDHGKLIEDYAADHGVGVVPGSDGAAKTSLAYASLNDAGSAEYEFDLSWEVPPLPAPEAIAHLHTGSLAATLEPGGTQVLEAARAMSQVGTVSYDPNARPAIMESPDKSRGRVEELVALADVVKVSDEDLEWLYGKSTPVEEVMRQWLKLGPSLVIVTRGPWGIYVKLASARDMLVIDPLTTDVVDTVGAGDSFMGGLISGLLDADLLGSREAKVRLRSAGWDDVMPALHRATITSGLTVQRAGAYAPTHEEVAAVKAKDLRLA
- a CDS encoding AAA family ATPase — encoded protein: MTTALGHLVVEGLGSIRRVELDLSTDVTVFIGANGSGKSNLVSALELVSRIWDDSFQEYLRRRGGVDNLLFEDEQTRTDRILITLMSGFDERDTRNGYRVELSPDEVTGSGLAELHEWLLFQAGHERHRPYEENLGFGSRSRVRDITESAGSGKLQKFARYVRPILEGCRVFHFDDVSGNAPVKGWSTVGDDLTLRSDAENIAAYLHRVSREHPGHYRRIVAAIRRVTPFFDDFVLQPDPSERIRLRWKQRGLDRTFLAREASGGTLRFICLATLLLGPDLPATVVLDEPELGLHPAAIDLLAEMARVAGRNGHRVLLATQSVPLVSHFDLGEIVVLDRVDGATEASRPDEAFLTAFLENYSTGNLWEMNLLGGRPTKEG